A window of Penaeus chinensis breed Huanghai No. 1 chromosome 9, ASM1920278v2, whole genome shotgun sequence genomic DNA:
TAGTTATCAATTAGTAAATATGCTTGGAGctttataaataattttcttaaaaaataataaataaataaaatacaagaggTTTGATAATTCATCAATTCCATCATATCTTGGATTCAGGTGTGATGGTTATAACTGGAGGTGGGCTACAGGGTATGATAGGTGGTGACTTTGCTGGACTCACAGGGCTTGGCTTCATGAGATCTGCTGCTGTCTTGGACAAGAACATGACATCATCTGTCGTGTGGATTTTTAAGGTCTCCAAGTAAGTTCTGCTGTTGTTCTCACAGTCTTCAAGAAAATACctacaaatatggatatatattagtAAGAATTCATCATTTACCATTATGAGACTCAATTACaactattttaatattattttttttacagtcatGAGCCCTCTCATTATATTCTGGTAAATAAGCCACTGCAAATAGTGATTTGTATGAAcactatatagtatatagatatatagaatactGTAGTGCAATCAGCCTATCTGAAGTGGCAGTTTGGCAGTACATCTTTATTTTAGaaaatattatttgtaataatattgtttataatggaaaaaatataatgaatgtaGAAATGCTGGCATTTTTTCAATCCTATATCAAAGTCATGTAGTTAGCCTAATGTTCCATTCTTTTCAAAAATCCTTCCATAGACTAGCTGAAATGCTTCAGTAATATTAATTcataatggaaaaatatataatttttctatcatatatctaAATTATACACTTATACTATTGTTCATTTCTTGACAATGAAACAGCTGTTTTTGGATTGTAGATtgtatcagtacacacacactgcattttGAGTAGTGCTTCTATAGTGTACTTGTACTGTCTGAATAGCACTAGTCATATTACATCTGTGACCAATGATGGCCTTTACAAAAacttttttcaaaaatatttaaattGACAGATACACTACAGCATTAAAGCGACATGATACACAAGATCTGATACTGATTGCAAAGGACATACATTTGCACACTAATCTCAAACTGAcacaaattaaaatggttaaaaatcCAAGTAAATAACATGAAAAATCCAGAATACTGGTGTTGGATCTTTACCTGTAGTTGACCATGATACCACAAGAGTTGGCTAAACCACGAGGAGAACGGTCAGCAAACCAATTAATTCGCCACATAACTGCCCCATTTTTTAGATGGAAATTTGCTGAAAATCAGAGAGAATGTTTTCATCAGTCTGACAGGAATATGACTTCTTAATATCTTCTGAGATTAAGCAATTAACACATAAATATCGTGTGTTCATATTGTCTTTCACTAAATTAGAAAATTACTCCTATTTTGAATAAgatattgtgtgtctgtatatatatatatatatatatatatatatatatatatatatatatatatatatatatatatatatatatatatataaataaatatatatagaagatggaataatgcaatgcaacactggtatagatatataacaaccctccctgaatgggagggttgttatatatctataccagtgcagcattgcattattccatcttatatatatatatatatatatatatatatatatatttatgtcctgAATGGGcattgaacctaggtcactccagttatgaaaccggagggccagtagtaAACCAACCATAACAGACGACCCATTATAATGAGTGTGCAATAGGATATAACtacctccatagacattacctatctactcatacatgagtaacaatagcaaggttttacacacactcgctgtgggcactcggtggaaattgatttagaaattcaaaaccgaagtcagatgtacctaggtcactctgggtatgaaactAGAGGGCCACTACTAAATCaatcataccacacgacccactaaaagaagtgtgtcTAGTCAGGAAAggcttttatatatctatatcaatgaggcattgcattattccatctttcatatatatatacttcagtatatcaatgcagcattgcattattccacctttcatatatatacacctcagtataataatgcggcattgcattattccatatttcatatatacaccttAGTACAACTGACTTTGGTTTCAAATTTCTAAGCCAATTTCCATTGAGTGCcctggggagtgtgtgtaaaacattgttatcattactcatgtatgagtagatacatacacaaacacacacacacacacacacacacacacatacacacacacacacacacacacacacatatatatatatatatatatatatatatatatatatatatatatattatacacacacacacacacacacacacacatacacacacacacacatacacacacacacacacacatacacacacacacacacacacacatatatatatatatatatatatatatatatatatatatatatatatatatatgtgtgtatatatatatatatatatatatatatatatatatatatatatgtgtgtgtgtgtgtatatatatatatatatatatatatatatatatatgtgtgtgtgtgtatatgtatatatatatatatatatatatatatatatatatatatatatatatagatatatatataaatatatatatatgtatatatatgtgtatatatacatatatacatatatatacatacatacatacatacacacacatatatatatatatatatatatatatatatatatatatatatatatatgtatgtatatatacacatatatattatatattatgtatatattatatatatattatatatacatatacatatgtgtatatatatatacatatacatatgtatatatgtatgtatatatatatatatatgtatatatatataaatacatatatatgtgtatatatattacacacacacacacacacacacacacacacacacacacacacacacacacacacacacacacatacacatgcacatgcacatgcacatgcacatgcacatgcacatgcacacacacacacacacacacacatatatataaatatatatatatattatatatatatatatatatatatatatatatatatatatatgtatatatacatatatatatacatatatatatatatatatatatatatatatatatatatatatacacacatatatatatatatagatagatatatagatagatagatatacttatacatagatttatatttatatttacatttatatttatatctatatctatctttatctatatctttatctacatctatgtctatatctatacttataattGTTCAgtctattacatacacacatcattttCAACTTACCTACACTATCTAGTGCATATCCTCGTCTCTTctcattaaaaagataataagcaCAGAGTCTCATTAATGGTGTTTCCAAGCAATTCACTAAATCAGGTTCTTCCACCCAGCCATTCGTTGTGAATAATTTGCGCAATCGGTCGTATACCTGAGATGAAGAGCTCACATCCAAATGGAGTTGAAGAGCATTTACTTCAGTTGCAGTAAATATGCTCACCTCATCTAAAAAATTGTATAATGGCATGTGTTAGTCAAGAGAGTTTTCATTAATACCTGTCTTCCTAATTAtagatttcatttattatttttttccgcaTCAAAATGGAATTCCAATGTGTCAGAAACAAACCACGTAGCAAAACTCAATATATGGAAACCTAAATTTATTCTCTTAAACACAGATATACCTCTTTGTGCTCGAGCCATCATCCCAGTTAGCCATTTAACAAAACCAGGTATTGGTGACAAACTGGAGAACTGTGTCATATGTGGGAACTCTGCCTTTAGTTCCCGTACAACTCTCTTGATTAGATAATTGCCCAATTCAATGCCCTGATGTTACATACAAAAGAACATCATTAGTGTTAAGAATACACATACTTACAAGTTTCtacttttattcatataaatcAAATTTACCTAGATTCTTAGTTTTGTTTCAAGTATAAAACCAATTTGCAAATCATTTACCCTTTACAAATGTATAAGGAAAACATCACAAAAAATTACATAAATGATTATCAGCAGCTTACCTGCAAACCCTTCTGTGTTGATGTGATTGAGTAAAAAATGGCAGTACTGATAGTTGAAGAATCCTCAGTATCTTTACTTAAGCTACTTTCATCTGTTAAGAacataaataaaagtattttATCTTCAATGGTTAACTACAATAGTAAAGAAGAAATGTGAAACAGATAAAAAGTACATTTAATAAAATCTTATGAGAAGTATATCCTATTTTGAAGCATGCTTCTTAAAGTTCAAATGTAATATAATAGCTCTGATGTTCTGAATATGAAACAAGTGTGATTCTGTGATAAACATTGCTTTCTCTAGTATTACTTGCAACTAAAAATTTATGAAGATCCACTCCTAATACAAAGTTTATATCAACCTTTCTACTGTACTTATGAAAGGCTGCTGAAAATTACATCTATAAAAATCATTTTGGGTCAACTCCTGTCTGATctgaatatttttcttatatcatcTTACAGTCTTAAACATTTACAATTTACACCTGGTTCAGTATTAAAGAATTGTAGTACTTGTATATGAGTGATATTCCATTaataatcacatatataataatttttgagagaaaaaaaaattatgcaactTCAATGACAAAAGAACAACACTTACCATAAGAAGGTGCTCTTGAGGTTTTCAATATCTTTGCCATTGAATTTGATATCTCATTAgttaagaaaatatgaagaacaaCGAGAGGCTCATTAGGCATGCAGGAGTGGGTGAATATGAAACACCTGCGATATGGACCAACACGACGTTTCAGATCTGTCCAGTTGCGGACAGGATGTACGGCCTCATACTCAGAGACCTAGACATAAAATATGTCAGAAAAATATAATGCTGTTTTGAACACAATACTTGCACTTATGCATAAAAGTAACTATCATTAAACAATAAGAATTTCAACTTAAGTCTATTCATCAGCTACAATATCAACTACTTCTGATATGCACTAGCctataaatcaatatatgaaataacacctaagagtaaatatatataacttaaatatAATCCAATTTGCATTTGAGGCTTATCTACATTTCTTTTCAGTGATACCTgaattagttattattttcaatcaAACTATTGTATATCTGTCAAGGAAATTTTTATTAAATACTTAGGTCTAAATCTGgaaatcatttttttaaaaatcagaaaaCAAATTTATGAACAACTATCCACCGGCTCTACAGAATAGAATATGAAATATGACAAATTTTATACAAAGCCATGTCACTCACCTTTTGCAACATATTACAGGAGGATTCCCAAGTGATGCGCTGTACATTTAGAAGGCCAACTGTGAACCAAAGAGAAAGCAATTCTCGCAGTGTTGAATCAAGAGTTTTGAGCGCAGCTGAGTGAGTAGGGTCAGAGGATGAAGTGTAGAGTGTTGTCTGAAATTAAGAAAGGTTACACACTGCTGCTTATTcccatatgaaataaaaaaatggataaagtaggtttaatttgattccattagtttcaatggatattcttggtataatatagtgtctgttttattttgcttctaagttatccacTGTGGGTGAatggtacagaaaaaaaaattacgactTGAATCCTTCCATATGTACCAATTCTGTTAAAAGAATGATAGTTCACAGAAACATTGACAAAATACAAATATCATGATATAACAATCTGGAGGCCTTCTGAGCTTAATGAAAGCCAAGGTAAATAAATTCagattaaatatttttcttaaatttACCCAAGATCAGCAATACAATGAAAAACCTCTTACAAGCAAATCTTGACGCATATCAACAAGGAACTTGACACCTCCTGAGAGCCGCGACACTTGAGATGCCACCCAGTGATGTGGTGGCTGCAGAGCTTGCCTTAGTCGGTCCTCCCAGCGCATTAAGTGGGCATCCAGGTCAGCATCACTGGTTCCTTCCTGTATATATTtcagacaaatataaaaatgcatatatacatatctttctatagtTGCTAACTTTAATAAATATCATATGCTAAGttcatttacaagaaaaaaattagTATCAGTATAGAAAAGATGTATACAGTTTCATaaactgtaaaatatataaacaataaaagactTGCCTGTGGTCGTTGTTGTATCAGTTCCTgcacattattatgatcaattgAAAGTGATGTTGCCATATAGATCAGAAAATCTGAGCGTTCATCTGACCCCAGCTGGGAGTAAAAGTAACACATTTCACGCATGTCTTCCTGTAATAAAGTCAAAATGTAGACTAAAGTATCAAGGAAAATGATATGATAAACCCCAAACTTGATAATAAAAAGCAATGATACATATCTCgtactatatttttttcatccaagaaacataataatagtattaataataataataataataataataatagtaatattaataacaacaactcaTAAAACTCACATCAATGGTCAGGACGCTATTCTTCGATCCACGTTTTGACACAGCACGGTGTAAAGTATCTTTTGCTGCCTGCAATAGACCTGAAGGGGAGTTTGGggcaggaggagaagatggaggagagggcatgggagatggaagaggggacgGAGTGAAGGGCCGATCAGCAGAACAACTGAAGGAGGCCAAGGAAAATGGGGCGAGGGTGATACCCTTTCGCACAATTGGAATGGGAGCACTCATTCTGATGGGATTTATGGGTCTACAGCATCTGAAAGGTAAATGTCACAGATTAACATTGATGCAACTGTGAAACATGTGAAGTGTAGCAATCTaggtgaaaaaagaaacaaactaatAAAATACTGTATAACACCTAAAGGAAAAACTCACTCCTGTTTTATGTGATATTTATGAAGTTGAAATTTATCTAAgcaacttaaaaaaataatgaataatgaaaaaaggtgtatatatatataaacaacagaataacagtatcaataatgctaacagtaataatactaatgataatagtaataacattaaatataaaaataacatagtaatagtaatagtaatagtatagtaacaatattaataataatactaataattataaaaataaaaatgatgataatcctgatgatgataataatgataataacaataataataataataataataataataataataataataataataataacaacaataataataaaaataatgataataataataacaaaaaacaataacaacaataatagtaataataatgataacaatgattataataatagcaataatgatagtgataatgataataatgattattacaataataatgataatgataatgataataataataataataataataacagtaataataataataataataacaataataataataataataataataataataataataacaacaacaataataatgacaacagcaagtactaacactaataatatccattagcaataataaaaaacagtagtGATATCTGATATCATCCAAATCAtcgtaaaacaatattaatagtagtaataattacaaaagctaacataataatacattttatgatgatatgatagtgaaagtaataataacaataataatgataatgaaagtactaataacaataataatgataatgaaagtactaataacaataataatgataatgaaagtactaataacaataataatgataatgaaagtactaataacaataataatgataatgaaagtactaataacaataataatgataatgaaagtactaataacaatcataatgataatgacagtaataataacaataataatgataataaaagtaataataacaataatactgataatgaaagtaataataacaaaaataatgataatgacagtaataataacaatgataatgataatgaaagtactaacaacaataataatgataatgaaagtaataataacaataataatgaaaataaaagtactaataacaataataatgataatgaaagtaataataacaataataatgaaaataaaagtactaataacaataataatgataatgacagtaataataacaataataataataataatgaaagtaataataacaataataatgataatgaaaataataataacaataataatgataatgaaagtaataataacaataataatgatagtgataatgataataataatgatatttataataataataataataataataataataatactgatgatgatgataattaataataataacaataacaacgacaacaataatattaataataataataataataataataataataataataataacattattaacaaaaataacagtaacaacaataatagtaataataatgaataatgataatactacaacaacaataataataatgcattagTAATAAtgcattagtaaaaataataataataataataataataataataataataataacaataataataataataataatatgaatatgaataaaaataaaaataaaaataaaaataataataataataaaagtagtgatatcTGATATCATCCAAGTCAtcacaaatcaataataataagagtaataattaatactaaacacaataatacattttattatggtatgataatgacaatgatgatgatgatgatgatgatgatgatgatgatgatgatgatgatgatgatgatggtgatgatgatgatgatgatgatgatgatgatgatgatgatgatgatgatgatgattatgatgatgatgatgatgataataacaacaacaataataatattaataattgtaatagtattaataataataataactgtaataataaaagtagcagtaacaataataatagtaataatgataatgatgatgatgatgatgatgataataataataataataataataataataataataataataataataacaacaacaataataataataacactaatactaatcctaataataataacaacaagaacaacaatgataatgatgatgatgatgatgatgatgatgatgatgatgatgatgatgatgatgatgatgatgataatgatgatgatgatgatgatgatgatgatgataatgatgatgataataataataacaataataataataatattaataacagtaatagtatcattaataataataacagtaacaataaaaataacagtaaaaatataaagagtaataacgataatgataatgataatgataataacaataacaataataataataataataataataataataataataataacaacaacaacactaataatgataatgatgataataggaataacaataaatggataattatgatatcagttccacaaataagaataataacactatataaactaaaaatataataataccacTGATAGCTGAGATTTTGCTTATCATGAACCAGTGTATCAAAGGCTACTTTCAAGTTACGAAATATCAAAGCTAATATACATCCGCCTCTCAATGCTCCTTTTTGTGGGATTTTATTCACAAAagttggggaaaaagagagaaagcatcaTCTACACTCGGGGGGTTGCAATGTAGCTTGTCTAAACTCAAAGAGGTCAATCtatagaaggaaaaaggggagaaagtgtGGAGATTGACTGGAAGTAGCAAACTGGGGAGACACATAACCATATAATTCATCTGgctttacaaacatacatatttaatcaGGAAAAGAATTTTATAAAACATAGTTTACGAAGGGAAACATTAAatattaatgtcttttttttttaatataaacttGAAGATTTAAAGATCAAACTAAACCAATGAAAAATCATGCTCATGCAattcacatgcacataaatatggaCAAAAAGGCAAGCATGAGCAtaccatgcacatatatatattgtgcagaaCATGCATAAATGTCTTGATGTTTTTAAAGCAACTTTCTTTAAAGAAAAGCTTTTTGCGGGAGCCTTTCACTTTACAAGAGAGctttacaatttttattttcagaaacatttatattatatgaataacacTGATTTTAAGGAATAAAACTACAATGTCATTTAATTTTCCTGTATAATTTCTGATAAAGTTTACAATTTCCTCTCAAACCAGTATCTACTTAAAGTTTTTAATTAGACTAAGCAACAAAAAGGACAACTTTGTCCACTCAGGATATTGAAAAGACTGATCGAAAGTGAATGCATTTTAACTCTTCAAAAGCCATATATGAACAATGACTTTGAACAGAAAAAGGGATCTCAACTTTCCTTAGCATGAGGTCAAGTTAAAATCTGTTTTCAGAATAACTGAGGCAATTTCTTGACATTCCAAGTTTTCATAACTGCTCTTGGAAATTTTCCCTCCATTCTGTagaaaacagtaatgaaaaaacaCAAATGTTGATAAAGTTGTAGAACATATTATACTTTTtgtgacaaacaaataaatcaatttatcaatgaaataaaacaggaaaataaaacaacTGTTTTGGGAAGTCCAGACTATCAGGATTAAGTTCCATGAAAATACTTGTTGCAGAGGTTCTATGTAAGCTTGTCTTTGAGATTTTCCAAATGCAATGCAGAATTCTCCTCAGCCACAATGAACTAAATAAAAGGATATTAGGAAAAACCTTTCCTTTTAAAATTCTGGATCCACCTCCAACAGCAGGGAGTCTAACTAGAAATATTAAAACTTGCTTTCAAGATTACACAATAGCAAAACTGGCATGTCAAAATAAATACTTCACTATTCTACTTTTTTGTCACTAACCTGGAAACATTCTTGCTTTGAAGGCTACAAGAGATCTTGTGAATATTAGGATCAACTAAATCATTCAAAAGGCACTAGGAGAGACAGTatgatatgtatctatacatgcagTAAGGTTATCTGCAGAATTGGCAGTGCAGGTTTTACCAAATATTTTGGTATAAAACCTCCGACTGTCAGAAGTGGTGGGGTATGAGAAACAAATTAATGAGAAATACACAAAACTGCATAAAATATTAGAGTTTGCCAGAGCTAGaaatgtgtaatcatatatatatatatatatatatatatatatatatatatatatatatatatatatatatatctaactttaaataaataaagaacctatatataatataccactGTCAATCTTTTAGAGCCACTCCCAATTGCAAATTTTACTTGCTTGTATTTCAACCTAACAGCAAAATTGAATTTAGCTTCTTATCCTCGGCATCAAAGCCATATCTCATATGGGAGGCTGATAGCTTATTTTACCCTTAGGCTGTGCTTATCATCAACTCACACAGTGCTGCAGAGTGCTGTCAACATGCATgcacaattcttcttcttcttctttttaataattttcttccGCTGGCATCTCCCGATACTACACAATGTAAAAGTAAACAATACATCTTTGTCTGCCATTTAGTCTCTAAGTAGCTATTTATCTGGTGTGGCAAGTCCTTCAACCTGTCCCCTCTCCTTGAGGGAAATGCATCTGTTAACACCAAGTGAATTTGGGAAAATGCTACAAGAGATTGGCAATACAGAGACAGATGATTATCTAAATGCCTTTGGAATGGTTAGTGACAGTGATGTGTGTGAAcgtgatgaaaataacattgacAATCAGGATACCTAAGTGCAGAAATCACAGTACCACCACTAATGTACATCATACATCAGCAattcttcttatttgtttgtaAGATAAACCAATCCAAATCCCCTATTGGATTCCTATTGGAATTTGGTAATGTCACTGGGGTGGGGGGCAATCCAAACAATCAACATTCACCATATTTCTATGGAAAGAACAACCCATCCCTGATAAGACATGACAGACTGAGAGCTTGATGGTTGGAGAGATGTAGATTGTGTGATATTCATGTGCTGTGGAAGGGCATCTCTTCATTATCAAATCATGGATAATTCATCCTACTGAACAGCTATGGCATATTCATAGAAGAATGTGGATTCTAAGCTGTGAGATGATGTGGTTTAGAGGCCAGTTCCTTTCCACCCTAACTTTGATCCCTCAATGCCAGTCAAAGTATTTACTCAAAGCTGTGTCAACTATGAGGGGTCAACTACTGCAAAATTGGAACCTTGTAATTGCAAATCCAGCCCTCAACCAGTGGGTTTATGACACCTCTATTGTAACTTCTGTGATGTGGATTCGATCAAAGGACCACAAGAGTCAGAGTCCAAATATGTAATTTTAATTTTCAAAGTTGGTTCCTATAAGAGAATAGGGGACATATTCACTGAGGAACATGAATACTAAGCTGTGGAATGATGTGGTAGAGTGGCAGTTCCCTTCTGCCTTGCCCTTGACTCAAGCATGCTAAATGCCAGTACTTACCAGGGCGTgaacccaggaccttgcaatTGCAAATCAACCATTATACCATTGAGTTATGGCAcctccaatatacatatatatccatatatagctacatacatatatatatgtgtgtatacatatatatatatatatatatatatatatatatatatatatatatatatatatacacacacacacatatacatatacaagtttaAGTTGGCAGGGCTGTCTTTTCCTGTAATAAACATGTAGCTTATTACTCTTTGGTCTTTCCACCCTGCCGGCTCTAGCCCACTGCACCAGGCAAATGCCAGGCACAAAGCCTTGTGAGCTACTGCCCTATGTTCACAGCCACACTGCCAGCTCTAGCCCACCGTGCTAGGCAAATGCTAGATACTAAGTCACCCAAGCCTTGACGTGCcacactcacagatacatacatatacaaagttatatatccattattttcattcacaAACTTTGTTTTCTGCTGACAGTCATTGCATTTCAGATATggcagtgaattttttttttctggtgtataAAAGTGAGCTCTTCAAATACCAAAGATCAAACGTTGCCATAGTTAGCAATGAAAAATCATGCAATTGAGGGCATGAGTAAGCTTTGTGGTTCCTAAGAATTAACCTCATATGGATGGGCACACCTATAGCCATCATGGAAAACCTACTCAGGTATGGCGAGTGGGCAGGACTGGCTGTACAC
This region includes:
- the LOC125029171 gene encoding malonyl-CoA decarboxylase, mitochondrial-like isoform X2 is translated as MRCCRPINPIRMSAPIPIVRKGITLAPFSLASFSCSADRPFTPSPLPSPMPSPPSSPPAPNSPSGLLQAAKDTLHRAVSKRGSKNSVLTIDEDMREMCYFYSQLGSDERSDFLIYMATSLSIDHNNVQELIQQRPQEGTSDADLDAHLMRWEDRLRQALQPPHHWVASQVSRLSGGVKFLVDMRQDLLTTLYTSSSDPTHSAALKTLDSTLRELLSLWFTVGLLNVQRITWESSCNMLQKVSEYEAVHPVRNWTDLKRRVGPYRRCFIFTHSCMPNEPLVVLHIFLTNEISNSMAKILKTSRAPSYDESSLSKDTEDSSTISTAIFYSITSTQKGLQGIELGNYLIKRVVRELKAEFPHMTQFSSLSPIPGFVKWLTGMMARAQRDEVSIFTATEVNALQLHLDVSSSSQVYDRLRKLFTTNGWVEEPDLVNCLETPLMRLCAYYLFNEKRRGYALDSVANFHLKNGAVMWRINWFADRSPRGLANSCGIMVNYRYFLEDCENNSRTYLETLKIHTTDDVMFLSKTAADLMKPSPVSPAKSPPIIPCSPPPVITITPESKI
- the LOC125029171 gene encoding malonyl-CoA decarboxylase, mitochondrial-like isoform X1; its protein translation is MNPCNVVIRKILLSHRRLFLDGGLLGRRSALYANGGRAVGAPVLASGHHTVPCFTSHLIRCCRPINPIRMSAPIPIVRKGITLAPFSLASFSCSADRPFTPSPLPSPMPSPPSSPPAPNSPSGLLQAAKDTLHRAVSKRGSKNSVLTIDEDMREMCYFYSQLGSDERSDFLIYMATSLSIDHNNVQELIQQRPQEGTSDADLDAHLMRWEDRLRQALQPPHHWVASQVSRLSGGVKFLVDMRQDLLTTLYTSSSDPTHSAALKTLDSTLRELLSLWFTVGLLNVQRITWESSCNMLQKVSEYEAVHPVRNWTDLKRRVGPYRRCFIFTHSCMPNEPLVVLHIFLTNEISNSMAKILKTSRAPSYDESSLSKDTEDSSTISTAIFYSITSTQKGLQGIELGNYLIKRVVRELKAEFPHMTQFSSLSPIPGFVKWLTGMMARAQRDEVSIFTATEVNALQLHLDVSSSSQVYDRLRKLFTTNGWVEEPDLVNCLETPLMRLCAYYLFNEKRRGYALDSVANFHLKNGAVMWRINWFADRSPRGLANSCGIMVNYRYFLEDCENNSRTYLETLKIHTTDDVMFLSKTAADLMKPSPVSPAKSPPIIPCSPPPVITITPESKI